In the Dioscorea cayenensis subsp. rotundata cultivar TDr96_F1 chromosome 12, TDr96_F1_v2_PseudoChromosome.rev07_lg8_w22 25.fasta, whole genome shotgun sequence genome, one interval contains:
- the LOC120273996 gene encoding cyclin-P3-1-like has product MTLDTNAIFPELYVALGLSGSKNGASTFPLVLSSLCSHLDRVVQKNEKSMDVTRAKEIVTVFHGLRAPELSIQMYMERIFKYSKCSPSCFVLANIYIDRFLQRPDVRLTSLNVHRLLITSVVIAAKFIDDAFFSNAYYAKVGGVSTREMNKLELNFLFSLDFRLQVSPETFGQYCIQLEREGAGVPVERPVQVCGLKDLTNKDDSKCQPPLHRYSY; this is encoded by the exons ATGACACTTGACACTAATGCCATTTTCCCAGAGCTATATGTAGCTCTGGGCCTAAGTGGCTCAAAAAATGGAGCTTCTACTTTTCCGCTTGTGTTGTCATCTTTGTGCTCGCATCTGGATAGAGTTGTCCAGAAGAATgagaaatcaatggatgtgacgAGGGCCAAAGAGATTGTTACTGTTTTCCATGGGCTACGAGCACCTGAATTAAGCATACAAATGTATATGGAACGTATATTTAAGTATTCAAAGTGCAGCCCATCATGCTTTGTGCTTGCGAACATATATATTGACAGGTTCCTTCAGCGACCAGATGTTCGTCTAACTTCTCTAAATGTTCATCGTTTACTGATCACAAGTGTAGTCATAGCAGCCAAGTTCATTGATGATGC ATTTTTCAGCAACGCATACTATGCAAAGGTTGGAGGAGTTAGCACTCGTGAGATGAACAAACTAGAGCTTAATTTCTTGTTTAGTCTCGACTTCAGGCTTCAAGTGAGTCCCGAGACTTTTGGTCAATACTGCATACAATTGGAGCGAGAAGGTGCGGGAGTTCCAGTTGAGCGACCAGTTCAAGTGTGCGGACTGAAAGACTTGACAAACAAAGATGATTCAAAATGTCAACCACCTCTTCATAGATACAGCTATTAG